A window of Gambusia affinis linkage group LG03, SWU_Gaff_1.0, whole genome shotgun sequence genomic DNA:
aagtctgtatttttatgctaGTGTGTTCAGAGCTGGTGGCAATgacccttttttaaaaaaaatatatatattttatgtttttgtcccTGTCAGGAACccaattgttttcattttgctcgagttctgtctctgcagtctgcctgttttgtcttcagcctcttttaatgatatttaagaaatgtgtgatattttaacagtttgtgaatggcTTTTTAGTAAGAACTcctgcctctttctgttttttttttaattgaaaaaattttattatcattcagtgttgccccttttaattattctcatttgtgaTCTTGGTATTGGAGCATTTGCCTGCATGTCAGCTAGAACAATTTTATCTATTATTTGTTCcttttaatcttaatttaaGAAGTTTTCAGTACTATGTtatcctgttgctgcttttgttatttaacatttgatcagctgaccTATTTCCCTTATAGAGCTTCATCCTGTCCTGTGGTGTGCACGGCACGCTtacaaattattagttttacctgGCAGTTATATTGTTTGTAGGAGACGTGTTagcaaaaaagcaattaattagaAATCTTACATGTAGATGTTGTCAAATTCATCAAGGTGGAACACTTCTGTCTGATTCCTGACAGATGACACAACCCAAAGTTCGCTCCTCTGcagaacattgttttgtttttgtttttttgttgttttcttttacactttttaaacaaaaattaccgTCCTAAAATTATACCAAATCTAAAATCCTCTAATTCAATATGtctttatgaatttaataatcttcaatcaatcaatcaaacctaGTTTAACTGTAGTCTAGAAAATGTTATTCATATTCACAAtcacattattttgaaaaaaatatatatatatattttatttatttattttttatttattagctgaaTGTTCTTTGTTAGCCTGTAAGAGGAACACTGTGGTTTCTTCCCGCCGCCCAGGGCCAGGGGGCGCTCTGTTCGATTTTTACCCcataagaatgaaatgaaatgaaaacaacaaacattacaggCAAATGCCATGTGTAACTCTGTAAAttgttcttcctcttcctttatGTAAGTTTTCTGACATATTGAGAGAGTAGATTTGGAGTCACTGGAATAGCTTGATATTCTTcatttaactcattttattaTATTGGAAAATATATAGAACACGCTAGTTGATCAAGTTATTAACTGTTTTGATATTGAGAAgaacatataaataaaacacttcacTTATAACAATAAAACTATTATAGTACAACAACTTGAGCAGTTCATTAGTTTATTGCTTcattgcttacatttttattattccatttttaaaagagACATGTGTATTacatgattaataaaaaatgctgtatgtCTGTCCTGACTGCATGTTTGCTGTCACCTCAGAGTAATTGTTAAGAGACCAAACAATAAACCAGAACAGGATCATTATTTCAGAGCCTTAAATAAAGAGCATCATAAGGGCTGAAGACAGGAGCAGCAGGATGACACCGGGGCCAGTTGGTACGGCACCGTTGCACAAGTTCCCTTCACAGCACGATGTGGGATCAACGCATGCTCCGCTGTACTGGCAGCCCTTGGTAACCAGTGCTGTATTCAGTACTGTAAAAGCAAGAAACTTCTCAATAGTATTCATAAATATGCTCTATAATATCCATAAAGTGTTCATACAACaagttaaatcttttttgtAAGTGAGCAGTTCAAGCAGCAGAGCTTCTGACACATTTAAAAGCTTACCTTCTACCTTGAGAGAAAAACATCGATTGAATATCCCAGAACAATCTGTAGTGCCTGTGCAGAACTTAGGGTCAGATTTTATACATCTGTAGCATCTCAATCCAAGtgctaaataaagcaaaaaacaaacaaacaaaaaaacaaaaaaaaacaaacaaaacaaaaaacagatgactataatcatcaataacaacaaaatacaagATAAGAACTTAACAAATGTGTGTCTATCATATTAATTTTACAAGCTGCTTAAATTGAAactttcaattaaataaaaaattgtgttaAAGCCTTTGAAGGTGACAACAGATGGAAACGGAACTCAACCGAACTCATCATTAACACAGTTCAGTCCATGTTGTACAGAAAGGAGTAACTCAATCCCTTCGATAAAAACAAGACTCAATTTGGTATACAATCTCAAAACTATAAAATccagttcaaataaatattaaaatatatatattttgtatacGAATAATAAAAGGTTTAAACAAATAGGTGACTTACAGCTTTGAACCTATACTCATAGAAATACTCCTAAGCTTTAGAAGGAAACCTTAATTAATACctaatctttgttttgttttcccctctGATGTTAAATTCAAGATATTCTTACCAACAGAAAAAGTTAGAAACAGGACAAGAACTCCGTAAAGCTTCATCTTGAACTTCAGCTCTGTGAAGGAAGAAAGTTTTTTCTCAGTCCGTTATACTTTCACTTCCTTTTTCAGGAAAAAGGAAGTGAAAGTTTCTTAATGACTATCAAAAAACATTACtgtctgatatttaaaaaacatacaagCTCTGTCAAGGTTAACAGGCTATTACTATCTTTTACCTTGACCGCTGAACAGGTCATGctttatggaagtaaatatgtgccatcagaatttgaattaaaaatgcctctgaaatttgaatgctgTAGcctatattagtgcttactttttgtcacgtgattaggtggatgttggaatcggacatcccttgctaatgtctgtgacctgaagtaactgTTGAACCAAATATACTATATGTattatcgatgaatcggaaccatgtgatcacacgtgcagaaaatcagccgacacaaataatcagactttacttattttattctttttagcgctaaaaagaaagagacgcttaccctcacaggctaatttgttgtgacgtgGATACACCGGgactaaacagcatctgatcaaaaacggacgatccattctttatatctaagacacgccttattggtcgtctgatgaactacgtcagctaaggaatgtcatgatatcatggtgtcagcttaagtttcacttccactgaaagccttttgtttgaaagtgaaacatgcaaggtcaagttccattcctccaaaagctctctgtgcataaatgaaacatactatgtgtgaaatacagctgtatgtgcatgaaTATATGTGCAACCTtggataagcgtctcaacaacTCCCCCTTTTGGTCTCTAAGAGACCACAAATAGAACATCAAACAGCTTGGGGAGCATCACACATCCTGAGGAAACACTGCCCACTGTTCGGAAAACTCCCCGGGCCCATTacgatgtttgttgttttcatttcatttcattcttatgGGGTAAAAATTGAACAGAGCGCCCCCTGGCCCTGGGCGGCGGGAAGAAACCACAGTGTTCCTCTTACAGGCTAACAAAGAACattcaattaataaataaaaaataaataaataatatatatattttaaaataatgtgaatgTCATCAATTGTCAAAATTTTCATGGATAAATggtaactgaaatgtaaaatgaataaaatgttatttaatatcggaaaaaaatgcaaaatgaagaaaagaataaaacattagatttcctttaaaaataaatgtaaaatgagaaatgaataaacattagtgaaaattttgatttattaaaccaaaagtcaagaagataaaccttaaaatgaataattgttAGATGATGCTTAAAATTCTAAacgtaaacaaagaaattttcagatccttttttttcagatgaaaaccATGTGTAATCAACAGAATAAGAAACAAGCACCCtcgaaaatatgcaaatcagTGTTATTGTCAAAAATTCAGTAGAAGTACTATGTAATTATTCTAGAAAATTCATTAGAATTCAGTAGTATTGAGTTGTAATGCGATCTACAAAGTTTAATCAAGGCAATGTCCTCTAGCAAACCCTATCAATGTCAAACCGGTTTAAATTGcacaataaactgaaattaatgagttaatgagtaaattcaaaaataaacttgaacaaacaataaaatgtaaatagaatACAATGTCAGGTTAGTCCTATGAATGCCGGTAAACTATAAATTGAATAATgcaagatgaataaaatgttagtcaATATTAAAGCTTGGATGAGCCAAAACTTTATGAGAAtaagataaatgattaaatgttagatataacactgacaaataaaatcctaaataaagtATTGTTAAGATCCCTTTTAGTACTCAAGAGGTGAAATCTTTAAGTTCAAAATATGAAAGTAGTTAGTGTTCATAAAGGGATACAAACTTaccaactgaaaagaaatatgtttagtgaacaaaatgaaaacacattttaaacttggcaatcaatgttttagataaaaaatcAGTCTTAACACAATGCAATGATACTGGCCAAATCTTAAGAAGTCAACAGGATTAATTTGTTTCAATGAGCTCTGCAAACGTAACTCAAAATTGTGTCGTCTAGTATCTGTTGATGTCAACCAGTTTCTACGTGTGTCCAGATGCCTCATTTTCATCCAGGCACACCGAGAAAGGATtggactttttacatttaaaatctggaaagttgCAGCTCCACAGTTGCGCTGCTCTTGACCTGTGAAAAGATGCTGTGATTCAGAGGTTGTTGTTCACCTACCATGATGATACAGGCTCTATGTCTCACCATAACACAGACACCTGTCACACCTGTCTATATTCTTTCAATTAGTTTATTACCCCTGCATAGATAAAATATCCCATCTCTAGCCTATTAAGTGCTCTGGCAATTTGATGTTACACCAACTGTCATGGATCCGGCTCACACTGCGGTTACCTGTTGTAAAATTGAAACAGACATAGTTATCTGTGACTGGAATAGCGGGCACCATCCGGGCTCCGCTGTTGATTACtggaaataaagctgttaaagtGTCACATCCAGAGGGTTGTTTAAACTTAGTCATATTAAGCATGCAGTTAAAACCCCAAATGTCAGATGGAATCAAAGAAGCAGGTTCAGTATAGATTCTGGGTCGTCCAGCTGTGCAGGCCACACAGTTAGACATTTGATATTATCGTGCTGTTGCAGTTAATCAGTCTAACCACAAGTTGGTTTCTGTGTAATGTATCgacccaatttaattttgtttgtgcacaaaccttagccaattttgttttaaattttgattcattcattctgctttgccttGGGAGGTAATGATTGATTAgacattttatgatgatttcACTATCTTCTGTCGTTGCTGGCCAGGCTTCAGGCCATCCTGTGAAAGcatcaacacaaatcagcaaatATCTTTTGTCTTGCAACGTGTTTATTATGTCAGTAGAATTTAACACAATTTCTTTTCCTGGACATGGGATTGGAGGAAACTGTCCCTGATGTggattcaaagttttcttaggATTCAACTGTTCGCACACCGaacaatttttcacaaaatgtttcaccatgtgGATCA
This region includes:
- the LOC122826854 gene encoding lymphocyte antigen 6G-like; protein product: MKLYGVLVLFLTFSVALGLRCYRCIKSDPKFCTGTTDCSGIFNRCFSLKVEVLNTALVTKGCQYSGACVDPTSCCEGNLCNGAVPTGPGVILLLLSSALMMLFI